ACATGATGGCTGCATTTTGGATCTGGCAAGAGGTAATTGTATCACAAACATGATCATTATAAACCTTGTCCATTGCAAACAGAATGTAAAGTGATGACAAtgaatttcaagaagaggattcaTCCCATGTCAGTATGTGATAGCAGTATCTCCTATCCACCTGGAGCCGCATCCACACCTTCTGAATCAATGGCCATAGTGGTTGGTCGACTagaaactaattttttatgtcaaaCAATAGAGCAAAATGGggtctcaagtattaaagcaTTGCTGTCTAGTCCAGGACAAGAACCGATACCCAATTACATAACCTAGACAAAGACAAAGAGATGGTGGATGAAAGGACCTTACTCGTATAGAATttgagagcctaaatattcacataGATATTCACCAAATCTCTAGTATCATGGACCATTgttagacggccacccatgtaGCTGGCTCTCTTCATTAAATGATTGATTaagaatgattaattaaattggatttgatTAATCAATTGTGTTGGACATAAGCCTAAGTTTGGCTTaaagtgaacctaaagagtcatacaCAAATTACCAAggagaaaattgaattaatttggaattaatttcgaaagatgtaaataattgaattatttatatatgtgatgatccattggatggatgacCCAagattattgaattaaatttattgggcTACTCTTCATTAATACAtcagatttattaattagagatATTTGAACTTATgtctttaattggattaaataataatatgccTAATTTAGTTTgcagtttattaaaatagatttaattaaatttattgaaacctttgtatttatttcaatttatttaaaaataaaactcgATCAACTAAATTAGGACCCATTAGCTAAGGGCTGACTTCTAACTAAGGAATGGAGGAGTTGCTTGAAAAATTGAGATGACCGAGTTGCACTTTCAAAACATGCAACTCGGCCAAATATGGTGCCCCCTCCTAGATTTATAGCATTTAGAAGGGACCTTGACTTGTGGCATTGAGtcgaatatatatacacatttctACTCTCTCATATAAGCAATATATGAAGATATTCATATACACCATATCTCACACAACTCAACCTACAACAAACCAATTCGTCCTGTCTTCCTCTCTCCCCACTTGTTCTCCTACTGTATTTGATACAGTATCAAGCGTAGAGTTATAGAGAATCTTGAtagatacaaaattaaaagtatcgtagttattgttattgtctgaatattaatttatgtattatcaaaacttttatataaacatatgAAGAATTGTAgtgtataattattgttatttttgttattgttcttattattatttttgtcgCGGTCGAATGAGATCTATATGGTCTATATACGTATAAGACCAAACTTGATTCCCAAACTGCAATCATTTTTTTACTAGTCCAAGACCAACCCAATCCACCCTTGACCCGCTAATTGAGGTGCGGATTGGATTGGCACAATTGGTCGGCGCGTTCAGCAATTTTGTTGAACAACCCTACCTACAATTAGTTCAAGATCATGATTGCAAGCCACCAGACACATAGGTGTTTATCTTACTTTATGTGTGTAgattgtgattaattatttcataatttttagttatattgatgtaaatataataattgaaccAATATATTACTCAGTTGCTTAATTTagtgaaatattaatgtaatcatGTACCACttatatctaaataaatataattcagtacataattattaaaagaatctAATTAATGGTCTTATATTGTAAATTAGACTAGGGGTGTAAATGAGTGTAGCTCGAATGAATTTGCTCGATTGACAAGcacaaattattttgcatctaacaaaaatatgttcctaattttcttcaactACCATATAATGTAAAGAATAAGTAACAAATATaacctaaaaatatataactataatagtaattgtttataaaatacaaatcatatatttacattaaattaatctaatattaGGAATATACAACTTcacattattttctaatatgtCTACTACTAGTTTAGTGGTaacataattagtaaatatatagagagtttacataaaattatccaaGTGCGTACACATAATCTTGGTACAAATAAATActccaaaataaatatataaaatatcaattgatatgaaaatataacaacaaattcaaacgtataatatatatattagatagtaagttagacaaaaatacataaaatactaaattactgattatgcttatttttatattgatattgaaTACCAAACTTTTATGATGatctaaagttaaaatatgagatcggcttgaatataattctaatatattataaatatttgtatattaacctaatatactattatagtgtagttaaatatataatagtatttaaaaattataaaaaaaaaagtaaaaaaagacTCACGAGCCGGCTCTTAAAATTTCGAATAAAAGTACATTGGCATGAGCTCGGCGAATCAAGATGCAGGCGGCTCGAGCTTGAAATGTTCGAGCTCTAGTTGAGCTTTATACGAGCCAGTTCGCCAAGCTTGGGAGCAGGTGTGGCTCATTTTCCACCCcataaattagatatatagaACTAGATTCATATCTATTTTGCATATTAGGCAAAACTTAggcaccaaaaaaaatatataaataaagatacatTTCATGTTACcaaaacttttataattaaaaaaataaattagatactaattaataataataataataataaatttctataatatatatatatatatatatatatatatatataaaagtaaaaatttaggCAATGCAAAAACTTTATTCATAGAATTGTTAACTACATGTGTTCAAAGATGGTGCTTTGTAGGTACGACAAACTTgttcaaaataaagtaatcACTATTCCTGAAAAATAGTCATGATCAGTAACCTATGGCTCTGAATGGTCTACTATTactataaattcataattgatGTATGCAAAGAACTCgaattattaactacatcaacatcaataaaaattttagaaggCAATGGCAATAAACTTCATTacaattctcttctttttgcCTTTGTTGGCAATAAATGTTAACGCTCAGGGGCCCATGACATATGATATCACAAAGTATGGTGCAAAATCTGGTGGAGATATCAGTCAGGTTTAACCAATATCATCTACCTCATTTATGTGTTCAGTTGATTCcgcttttttttatgtaaacatatttgttgaaaaaaacaTGCATTTGCTGTTAATGATTGGCACTCAATAGTGTACTATTACTATAAATTCATAGTTAATGTATGCGAAGAACTTACATTATTAAgtacatcaacatcaataaaatattaagaaggCAATGGCAATAAACTTCATTACAATTCTCTTATTTTTGCCTTTGTTGGCAATAAATGTTAACGCTCAGGGGCCCATGACATATGATATCACAAAGTATGGTGCAAAATCTGGTGGAGATATCAGTCAGGTTTAACCAATATTATCTACCTCATTTATGTGTTCAGTTGATTTCGCttgtttttatgtaaatatatttgttgaaaaaaacaCGCATTTGCATGTTAGGCTCTAATGGACGCTTGGAAGGAGGCATGCAATTCAACTTCCCCAAGCACAATAGTGATACCACGAGGAACCTGGTCTCTTAGTCAAGTGAAATTATTAGGCCCCAATAAGGCTCCTCTCGAGCTTCAAGTCCAAGGAATCTTGCAAGCCAATCCTAATCCCGGTCAATTGCCTAATAAAGAAGGTGAATGGATTACTATCAATTATGTCAATTATTTCACCCTATCAGGTGGTGGAGTATTTGATGGTCAAGGACAACAAGCCTGGAAGCAAAACGATTGccacaaaaatagaaattgtgCCAAGCTTCCCATGGTAAGACCTACCTCCTTATATATCCTCAATTATTTCAAGTAGAATAGGTGTACAAATTAACAACCCATAATCACATGCATTTGTGCAGAATCTTAGCTTCAATTTCGTCAACAACTCCATAATTCGTGATGTGACCACGAAAGATAGCAAGAATTTCCACGTGAATTGTATAGGGAGCCATAATGTGACGTTCCTCCGATTCACAGTTTCAGCGCCAGGAGATAGCCCAAACACTGATGGTATCCATCTGGGTCGTGACACGATGATCAATATCAAAGATTCCATCATAAAAACAGGAGATGATTGTGTCTCAATTGGAGACGAGTCCAAAGAAATTCACATCCAAAATGTAACTTGTGGTCCAGGACACGGTATTAGCGTTGGAAGTCTTGGTGGTTATGCAGAAGAAAAGGATGTGCAGGGGATATTTGTGACAAACTGCACCTTCATTGGCACACAAAATGGCGTCAGGGTGAAGACATGGCCCTCTGCCCCAGCACAGTTGACTGTTAGTGATTTGCATTTTGAAGATTTAATCATGGATAATGTTAGCAGTCCCATTATCATTGATCAAGAATATTGTCCACACAATCTTTGCAAAAAAGATGtaagtttctcaatttgtgATCCAAGTTTGATAACAATTTAGGCTCTTAGTATactgattaatattttatttgttgattaTTTTACAGAGACCATCGTCTATCAAGATTAGCAACGTCAGCATTAAGAATGTACGGGGCACGACAAATAGTGCAGAGGCGGTGACGCTTATTTGTAGTGGTCTTAAGCCATGCGAGAATGTAGAGGTGGGTGACATTGATCTTACATATAATGGAAATCAAGGTCCTATCACCACCAAAT
The window above is part of the Sesamum indicum cultivar Zhongzhi No. 13 linkage group LG2, S_indicum_v1.0, whole genome shotgun sequence genome. Proteins encoded here:
- the LOC105155410 gene encoding polygalacturonase-like isoform X2 encodes the protein MAINFITILFFLPLLAINVNAQGPMTYDITKYGAKSGGDISQALMDAWKEACNSTSPSTIVIPRGTWSLSQVKLLGPNKAPLELQVQGILQANPNPGQLPNKEGEWITINYVNYFTLSGGGVFDGQGQQAWKQNDCHKNRNCAKLPMNLSFNFVNNSIIRDVTTKDSKNFHVNCIGSHNVTFLRFTVSAPGDSPNTDGIHLGRDTMINIKDSIIKTGDDCVSIGDESKEIHIQNVTCGPGHGISVGSLGGYAEEKDVQGIFVTNCTFIGTQNGVRVKTWPSAPAQLTVSDLHFEDLIMDNVSSPIIIDQEYCPHNLCKKDRPSSIKISNVSIKNVRGTTNSAEAVTLICSGLKPCENVEVGDIDLTYNGNQGPITTKCMNVKPKFVGKQNPPVCATTAKSA
- the LOC105155410 gene encoding polygalacturonase-like isoform X1, with protein sequence MAINFITILLFLPLLAINVNAQGPMTYDITKYGAKSGGDISQALMDAWKEACNSTSPSTIVIPRGTWSLSQVKLLGPNKAPLELQVQGILQANPNPGQLPNKEGEWITINYVNYFTLSGGGVFDGQGQQAWKQNDCHKNRNCAKLPMNLSFNFVNNSIIRDVTTKDSKNFHVNCIGSHNVTFLRFTVSAPGDSPNTDGIHLGRDTMINIKDSIIKTGDDCVSIGDESKEIHIQNVTCGPGHGISVGSLGGYAEEKDVQGIFVTNCTFIGTQNGVRVKTWPSAPAQLTVSDLHFEDLIMDNVSSPIIIDQEYCPHNLCKKDRPSSIKISNVSIKNVRGTTNSAEAVTLICSGLKPCENVEVGDIDLTYNGNQGPITTKCMNVKPKFVGKQNPPVCATTAKSA